In Serinicoccus marinus DSM 15273, the genomic stretch GGCAGGGCGGTGCCGGTCACGGCGCGGGCGTGCACCCGCCGGACGTTGGTGTCGACCACGGTGGCGCGCCGCCCGAAGGCGAAGGCGGCGACCGCCGCGGCGGTGTAGTCGCCGATGCCCGGCAGGGTGCGCAGCGTCGCCTCCTCGGAGGGCACCTCGCCACCGTGCTCGTCCCGGATGGCCGTCGCGGCGGCGTGCAGGCGCAGCGCCCGCCGGGGGTAGCCGAGGCGTCCCCACTCCCGCACCGCCGTGCCGCTCGGCTGCGCGGCCAGGTCGGCGGGCGTCGGCCAGGCCGTCATCCACCGCTCCCACACCGGCAGGACGCGCGCCACCGGTGTCTGCTGCAGCATGACCTCGGACACCAGGACCCCCCAGGGTGTCCGGTCGGGCCGCCGCCAGGGCAGGTCGCGCCGGTGCGCGGCATACCACCCCAGGACGCGGTCGTGCAGGACCTCGGTGCCGGCCGCGGTCACGTCAGACGTAGCGCTCGAGGATCGAGCTCTCGGCCAGCCGCGACAGCCCCTCGCGCACCGCGCGGGCCCGCGCCTCGCCGACACCGTCGACCTGCATGAGGTCCTCCAGCCCGGCGGAGAGCAGCTGCTGGAAGCTGCCGAAGTGCGTGACCAGCCGGTCGACGATCGCCCCCGGCAGCCGGGGGATGCGGTGGAGCAGCCGGTAGCCGGAGGGGCTGAGCTGCTGGTGGTCCATCCCGTCGCCGACGACGGTGATGCCCAGGCACCGGGCGACGGCGCTGAGGTCGAGCAGCTCGGTGCTGTCGAGGGCTGCCAGCGCCGCCTGGACCTGTGCCGGGTCACGACCGGCCTCGGCGGCGCCGATGTAGTCGCGGACGACCAGCTCGCGCTCCCGGTCCACCCCGCCGGTCATCTCCTCCAGCTGCAGCCCGATGAGACGGCCGTCGATTCCGAGCTCCACGACGTACTGCTCGATCTCGGCGCTGATCCGCCGGACCATCTCCAGCCGCTGCAGGACCTGGGCGAGGTCCCGCACCGTCACGAGGTCCTCGATCTCCAGCGCGGACAGGTTGGCGCCGACCTCGTCGAGCCGGGCCCGGTAGCGCTCCAGCGTCTGCAGCGCCTGGTTGGCCTGACCCTGCAGCTGGCCGCGGTCCTCGAGCACGTGCCGGATGCTGCCGACGTAGAGCGCGATGATCGACATCGACTGGCTCACCGAGATGACCGGGTAGCCGGTCTGCTTGGCGGTCCGCTCGGCCGTCCGGTGACGGGTGCCGCTCTCCCGGGTCTCGATGGTCCGGTCCGGCGCCAGCTGGGTCGCGGCGCGCACGATCCTGGTGCCGTCGCGGGTGAGCACGATGCCGCCGTCCATCTTGGCCAGCTCGCGCAGCCGGGTGGCGGAGAACTCGACGTCCAGCTCGAAGCCGCCGGTGCTGATGGAGTCGACGACCCGGTCGCTGCCCAGGACGATGAGTGCGCCGGTGCGTCCGCGCAGGATGCGCTCGAGACCGTCGCGCAGGTCCGTGCCGGGGGAGACGGCGCCCAGGGTCACGCGCAGCAGCTCCTCGTCGCTGCGTTCCGACATGCTCGCCTCCCTGACCGGTCCCTCTCCGTCCGGAGCCGCCCCGCGACGTGCCCGGTGCCGCCGATCCTAGGCGCCGCGTGCGCGGGCACCCCGACCTGGCGCAGATCTTTACAGATTCTTGACCAGCGCGTTGTCACGTCCATCCCCCTGGCGGGCGGTGGCGCTCGCGGCTGCCAGCACGAGGGCGACCGCATCGCTGAGCGTGGCGAGCTCGTGGACCCGCATCGACGCGGGGGGTCGGCCCTCGGTCAGCGACCCGACGGGGATGACCGCCTCGGTGAAGCCGATGCGTGCGGCCTCCGCCAGCCGCCGCGGCGCGCCGGTCACCGGGCGCAGGTCGCCGGAGAGCCCCACCTCGCCGACGGCGATCGTGCTCACCGGCAGCGCCAGGTCGGCCTTGGCGCTGGTCAGCGCCAGGGCCAGCGCCAGGTCCGCCGCCGGCTCGGACAGCCGCACCCCGCCCACCGTCGCGGCGTAGCAGTCGTCCTTGCCGAGCGGGACGCCACCGCGCTGACCCAGCACCGCCAGGACCATCGCCAGCCGGGACGCGTCGAGGCCGCTGGTCGTCCGCCGCGGCGACCCGGCGGCCGCCTCGCTGACCAGCGCCTGGACCTCGGCGACCAGGGGCCGTCGCCCCTCGAGGGTGACGGTGACGCAGGTGCCGGGGACAGGGCGGTCGCGGCTGGAGAGGAAGAGCCCGCTGGGGTCGGCCAGGCCGACGATGCCGGAGTCGCCCAGGTCGAAGCAGCCCACCTCGTCGGTCGGACCGAAGCGGTTCTTCACCGCGCGCACCAGGCGCAGCCGGCTGTGCCGCTCGCCCTCGAAGGCGACGACGACGTCGACGAGGTGCTCCAGGACCCGCGGCCCGGCGATGCCGCCGTCCTTGGTGACGTGGCCGATGAGGACGGCTGCCGTGCCGCGTGTCTTGGCCGCCTGGATGAGCGCCGAGGCCACCTCGCGCACCTGGCTGACGTTGCCCGGTGCCCCCTCGACGTCGGCGCTCGCGACCGTCTGCACGGAGTCGACGACCAGCAGCTCGGGATCGGTCTGCTCGATCTGCCCCAGGATCGTCGCCAGGTCGGTCTCGGCGGCGAGGAAGAGGGTGTCGGCTACCGCGCCGATACGCTCCGCCCGCAGCTTGACCTGGGCCGCGGACTCCTCGCCGGAGACGTAGAGGACCGAGGTCCCCTCCCGCGCCGCCCGGGCCGCGACGTCCAGCGCCAGGGTCGACTTGCCGATGCCGGGCTCGCCCGCCATGAGCACGACGGCCCCGGGGACGATGCCCCCGCCCAGCACCCGGTCGAACTCACCCACCCCGGTCGAGCGGGCCTGGGCGGCGGCCGCGTCGACCGTGCGGATCGGCACCGCCGGGCGGGTCGGTGACACCGCGCTGGTGCGCACCGTGGTGCGCCCGCCGACCTCGGAGACCGTGCCCCAGGCCTGGCACTCGGGGCAGCGCCCCACCCACTTCACGCCCTGCCAGCCGCACTCGGTGCACCGGTATGCCGCTCTGCTCGCCTTCGCCACCGTGCCAGGGTAGGTGCGGGCACCGACAGCCCTGGCCCGCGGTGGCTCCCGGTGTCACCGGGGTAGGGCATCATGGCCGCCATGCGCCTGGGTGTCATCGACGTCGGATCGAACACGGTCCACCTCCTCGTGGTCGACGCCCAGCCCGGCGGGCACCCCACCCCGGACTACTCGCACAAGGT encodes the following:
- a CDS encoding A/G-specific adenine glycosylase, producing MTAAGTEVLHDRVLGWYAAHRRDLPWRRPDRTPWGVLVSEVMLQQTPVARVLPVWERWMTAWPTPADLAAQPSGTAVREWGRLGYPRRALRLHAAATAIRDEHGGEVPSEEATLRTLPGIGDYTAAAVAAFAFGRRATVVDTNVRRVHARAVTGTALPAPSLTRAEVERATRLLPPDDAEAATWNVAVMELGALVCTARAPRCGECPVADRCAWRLAGSPAHDGPARRGQAWTGTDRQCRGTLLQVLRSADGPVPGELLRAAWQQDDLQRDRCLDALVAEGLVEPLAGDRYRLPGT
- the disA gene encoding DNA integrity scanning diadenylate cyclase DisA yields the protein MSERSDEELLRVTLGAVSPGTDLRDGLERILRGRTGALIVLGSDRVVDSISTGGFELDVEFSATRLRELAKMDGGIVLTRDGTRIVRAATQLAPDRTIETRESGTRHRTAERTAKQTGYPVISVSQSMSIIALYVGSIRHVLEDRGQLQGQANQALQTLERYRARLDEVGANLSALEIEDLVTVRDLAQVLQRLEMVRRISAEIEQYVVELGIDGRLIGLQLEEMTGGVDRERELVVRDYIGAAEAGRDPAQVQAALAALDSTELLDLSAVARCLGITVVGDGMDHQQLSPSGYRLLHRIPRLPGAIVDRLVTHFGSFQQLLSAGLEDLMQVDGVGEARARAVREGLSRLAESSILERYV
- the radA gene encoding DNA repair protein RadA, producing MAKASRAAYRCTECGWQGVKWVGRCPECQAWGTVSEVGGRTTVRTSAVSPTRPAVPIRTVDAAAAQARSTGVGEFDRVLGGGIVPGAVVLMAGEPGIGKSTLALDVAARAAREGTSVLYVSGEESAAQVKLRAERIGAVADTLFLAAETDLATILGQIEQTDPELLVVDSVQTVASADVEGAPGNVSQVREVASALIQAAKTRGTAAVLIGHVTKDGGIAGPRVLEHLVDVVVAFEGERHSRLRLVRAVKNRFGPTDEVGCFDLGDSGIVGLADPSGLFLSSRDRPVPGTCVTVTLEGRRPLVAEVQALVSEAAAGSPRRTTSGLDASRLAMVLAVLGQRGGVPLGKDDCYAATVGGVRLSEPAADLALALALTSAKADLALPVSTIAVGEVGLSGDLRPVTGAPRRLAEAARIGFTEAVIPVGSLTEGRPPASMRVHELATLSDAVALVLAAASATARQGDGRDNALVKNL